In the Taeniopygia guttata chromosome 12, bTaeGut7.mat, whole genome shotgun sequence genome, one interval contains:
- the PSMD6 gene encoding 26S proteasome non-ATPase regulatory subunit 6, whose amino-acid sequence MPLENLEEEGLPKNPDLRIAQLRFLLSLRPRAPDPAAREELMAAVRLHNMAPYYEALCKSLEWQMDTDLLNKMKKANEEELKRLDNELEDAEKILGESEIRDAMMAKAEYLCRIGDKEGALTAFRKTYDKTVALGHRLDIVFYLLRIGLFYMDNDLITRNIEKAKSLIEEGGDWDRRNRLKVYQGLYCVAIRDFKQAAELFLDTVSTFTSYELMDYKTFVTYTVYVSMIALDRPDLREKVIKGAEILEALHSLPAVRQYLFSLYECRYAAFFQSLAIVEQEMKKDWLFAPHYRYYVREMRIHAYSQLLESYRSLTLGYMAEAFGVSVEFIDQELSRFIAAGRLHCKIDKVNEIVETNRPDSKNWQYQETIKKGDLLLNRIQKLSRVINM is encoded by the exons ATGCCGCTGGAGAacctggaggaggaggggctgcCCAAGAACCCCGACCTCCGCATCGCCCAGCTCCGCTTCCTGCTCAGCCTGCGGCCCCGCGCGCCCGACCCCGCCGCGCGCGAGGAGCTGATGGCGGCGGTGCGGCTGCACA ACATGGCTCCATACTACGAAGCCCTGTGCAAGTCTCTTGAGTGGCAGATGGACACAGATCTGCTGAACAAAATGAAGAAAGCCAATGAGGAGGAACTGAAACGTCTTGACAATGAATTAGAGGATGCAGAAAAGATCTTGGGGGAGAGCGAAATCCGGGATGCAATGATGGCCAAGGCTGAGTACCTGTGCAGGATTGGGGACAAG GAGGGAGCTCTGACTGCATTCCGCAAGACTTACGACAAAACTGTGGCCTTGGGACATCGCCTGGATATCGTGTTCTATCTGCTAAGGATTGGCCTGTTTTATATGGACAATGACCTCATCACAAGGAACATTGAAAAGGCAAAAAG TCTAATAGAAGAAGGAGGAGACTGGGACAGAAGAAACCGTCTCAAGGTGTACCAGGGCCTTTACTGTGTAGCCATTCGAGACTTCAAACAAGCAGCAGAGCTCTTCCTTGATACAGTTTCCACGTTTACATCCTATGAACTGATGGATTACAAAACCTTTGTAACATACACTGTCTATGTCAGCATGATCGCCCTGGACAGGCCTGACCTGAGGGAGAAG GTGATCAAAGGAGCAGAGATCCTGGAAGCCTTGCACAGTTTGCCAGCTGTACGGCAGTACCTCTTCTCTCTCTACGAATGTCGTTACGCAGCTTTTTTCCAGTCGCTAG ctATTGTAGAGCAAGAGATGAAGAAGGACTGGCTGTTTGCACCTCACTACCGGTACTACGTGCGGGAAATGCGAATCCATGCCTACAGCCAGCTCCTCGAGTCCTACCGCTCCTTGACGTTAGGGTACATGGCAGAAGCCTTTGGAGTCAGTGTAGAATTCATAGATCA GGAGCTTTCAAGATTTATTGCAGCTGGGCGATTGCACTGCAAAATAGACAAAGTAAACGAGATTGTAGAAACTAACAG GCCTGATAGCAAGAATTGGCAGTACCAAGAAACCATCAAGAAAGGAGATTTGCTGCTAAACAGAATTCAGAAACTTTCCCGAGTAattaatatgtaa